In Helicobacter bilis, a genomic segment contains:
- the tyrS gene encoding tyrosine--tRNA ligase translates to MQANNANSTLQAKVQEAMREIERGCVEFIGKEYIESLVTRFYEKGEEFIVKAGFDPTAPDLHLGHSVLLQKLATFQNYGGRVKFLIGDFTATIGDPSGKSETRKPLTFEEVAQNAKTYEEQVFKILNKDKTDICFNSKWLGSLTSVNIMQLTAQYSVARMMERDDFTKRFKENQPISIVEFMYPLLQGYDSVALNCDIELGGNDQKFNLLVGRALQRAYNCGKEQSVMTMPLLEGLDGVNKMSKSLKNYIGVTDSPNDMYAKILSIDDTLMWRYYELISTKSLAEIAKLKSGVETGELHPKAVKEELSLEITTRFHNENLALQAKEAFNAIFSNKEIPKDIETKEIQKGEWICKVLVELGFSPSTSQARRDIKAGALSIDQAKQTDENFHFLQEGEFIIKLGKRKFAKIIIVNSI, encoded by the coding sequence ATGCAAGCAAATAATGCCAACTCTACGCTACAAGCAAAAGTGCAAGAAGCCATGCGAGAAATTGAACGGGGCTGTGTGGAGTTTATCGGTAAAGAGTATATAGAATCTTTAGTAACAAGATTCTATGAAAAGGGGGAAGAGTTTATTGTAAAGGCTGGTTTTGATCCCACTGCACCAGATTTACATTTAGGGCATTCTGTGTTATTGCAAAAGCTTGCGACTTTTCAAAACTATGGTGGTAGAGTAAAATTTTTAATCGGCGATTTCACTGCGACAATAGGCGATCCTTCAGGAAAAAGTGAGACAAGAAAACCGCTAACTTTTGAAGAAGTAGCACAAAATGCTAAGACTTATGAAGAACAAGTCTTTAAGATTCTAAACAAAGATAAGACAGATATTTGCTTTAATAGTAAATGGCTAGGTAGTCTTACAAGTGTCAATATCATGCAGCTAACCGCTCAATACTCTGTTGCAAGAATGATGGAGCGAGATGACTTTACAAAACGATTTAAAGAAAATCAGCCTATTTCTATTGTGGAGTTTATGTATCCTTTATTGCAAGGTTATGATTCTGTGGCACTAAATTGTGATATTGAGCTTGGTGGTAATGATCAAAAGTTTAATCTCTTAGTAGGCAGAGCATTGCAAAGGGCATATAATTGCGGTAAAGAACAAAGCGTGATGACTATGCCTTTACTTGAAGGGCTAGATGGCGTAAATAAAATGAGTAAAAGCCTTAAAAACTATATCGGCGTAACAGATTCCCCAAATGATATGTATGCCAAGATTCTAAGCATTGATGATACGCTTATGTGGCGTTATTATGAGCTTATTAGCACAAAAAGTTTAGCAGAGATAGCAAAGCTAAAAAGCGGTGTAGAGACAGGTGAGTTGCACCCAAAGGCTGTGAAAGAGGAGCTTTCTTTAGAAATTACTACGCGTTTTCATAATGAAAATCTAGCATTGCAGGCTAAAGAAGCCTTTAATGCGATATTTAGCAATAAAGAGATTCCAAAAGACATTGAAACAAAAGAGATACAAAAAGGCGAGTGGATATGCAAAGTGCTAGTAGAGCTAGGTTTCAGCCCATCTACTTCACAAGCAAGAAGAGATATTAAAGCTGGGGCTTTAAGTATAGATCAAGCAAAGCAAACAGATGAGAATTTTCACTTTTTACAAGAAGGCGAATTTATTATAAAACTCGGTAAAAGAAAATTTGCTAAAATTATTATTGTAAATAGCATATAA
- a CDS encoding nitronate monooxygenase, which translates to MGNLFKSLTIGKHTIKYPIFQGGMGVGISWDELAGNVSKEGCLGIISAVGTGYYKNMGFVDKILSSKPFEAINFYSKNALNEIFKNARKICGDKPLGANILHAINDYGRVVKDACEAGANVIITGAGLPTNMPEFTRNFPEVALVPIVSSAKALRVICKRWSERYKRVPDAVVVEGPLSGGHQGFKYEDCFKPEYQLENILPQVVTESMQWGSMPIIAAGGIWDRNDIDAMLSLGASGVQMGTRFLGTKECDAKAYQQILPHITEDDIELVKSPVGYPARALKIGVMQRLKEGNAPKVQCISNCVSPCQRGKEAKKVGYCIADSLGKGHLGNLEEGLYFSGANGYRVKEILSVKALVDELTQR; encoded by the coding sequence ATGGGCAATTTATTTAAAAGCTTAACAATAGGAAAACACACGATAAAATATCCTATTTTTCAAGGTGGCATGGGTGTTGGCATTAGTTGGGACGAGTTAGCGGGCAATGTATCAAAGGAAGGTTGCTTGGGCATTATCTCTGCAGTTGGCACGGGCTATTATAAAAATATGGGTTTTGTAGATAAGATTTTATCAAGTAAGCCTTTTGAGGCGATTAACTTTTATAGTAAAAATGCGTTGAATGAAATCTTTAAAAATGCGCGTAAAATATGCGGTGATAAGCCTTTGGGTGCAAATATTTTACATGCAATTAATGACTATGGCAGAGTGGTAAAAGATGCGTGTGAAGCGGGGGCAAATGTGATTATCACAGGTGCAGGACTGCCTACAAACATGCCAGAATTTACAAGGAATTTTCCAGAAGTAGCATTAGTCCCAATCGTATCATCAGCAAAAGCCCTGCGTGTTATATGTAAGCGTTGGAGTGAGCGATATAAAAGAGTGCCAGATGCTGTGGTCGTAGAGGGACCTTTAAGTGGCGGTCATCAGGGCTTTAAATATGAGGATTGTTTTAAGCCAGAGTATCAGCTTGAAAACATTCTGCCACAAGTTGTTACAGAATCTATGCAGTGGGGGTCTATGCCAATTATTGCTGCAGGTGGTATTTGGGATAGAAATGATATTGATGCCATGCTTTCACTAGGGGCTAGTGGAGTGCAAATGGGGACAAGATTCTTAGGGACAAAAGAATGTGATGCAAAAGCTTATCAGCAAATCTTACCACATATTACTGAAGATGATATTGAACTTGTAAAATCGCCCGTTGGCTATCCAGCAAGAGCTTTAAAGATCGGTGTAATGCAGAGATTAAAAGAGGGAAATGCCCCAAAAGTGCAGTGCATTAGCAACTGCGTTAGCCCATGTCAAAGGGGCAAGGAAGCAAAAAAAGTGGGTTACTGCATAGCTGATAGCTTAGGCAAGGGACATTTAGGGAATCTTGAAGAGGGTTTATATTTCAGTGGTGCAAATGGCTATCGCGTAAAAGAGATTTTGAGCGTTAAAGCATTAGTTGATGAATTAACACAACGCTAA
- a CDS encoding MBL fold metallo-hydrolase, with protein MKIQKCAFGEYQTNAYILQFDDFEFVVDPGFNATEWVLKNTKNLQAILITHGHFDHIWDTAKLQEQTKAKVYCPIQDSFMLESDCFNLGLTPCRADIYIENDKDSKSLNINGINVTYWHFPGHTPGCSIIEVCGHIFSGDFIFQRSIGRYDFPYSNSNDMRESLERFLQIKEDLPIHPGHGGDTSVFAESRNIPAWIKYIA; from the coding sequence ATGAAGATTCAAAAATGTGCGTTTGGAGAATATCAAACAAATGCCTATATATTGCAATTTGATGATTTTGAGTTTGTAGTAGATCCCGGCTTTAATGCAACTGAATGGGTATTAAAAAACACAAAAAATCTACAAGCAATCCTTATCACACACGGGCATTTTGATCATATTTGGGATACCGCCAAGCTACAAGAGCAAACAAAGGCAAAAGTGTATTGCCCCATTCAAGATTCCTTTATGTTAGAATCTGATTGTTTTAACTTGGGATTAACACCATGCAGGGCGGATATATATATAGAAAATGATAAAGATTCTAAGAGTCTCAATATAAATGGCATTAATGTAACTTATTGGCATTTTCCCGGTCATACACCCGGTTGTAGTATTATAGAAGTGTGTGGGCATATTTTTAGCGGCGATTTTATCTTTCAAAGAAGTATTGGTCGATATGATTTTCCATATTCAAATAGCAATGATATGAGAGAATCTTTAGAAAGATTCTTGCAAATCAAAGAAGACTTACCTATACACCCCGGACATGGTGGAGACACTTCAGTATTTGCAGAATCTCGCAATATACCCGCATGGATAAAGTATATTGCATAA
- a CDS encoding trans-sulfuration enzyme family protein codes for MQSTLDTTLIHGGLTTDPRTGAVNTPIFQTSTYAQDELGKHKGYEYSRTKNPTRDGIESLIAECEGGKYGFAFASGMAALGTILSLFKSGDSIIISQNVYGGTFRILDKVFTNFNITYKIVDTRDLDALDSALTPEVKAVLIESPANPLLSVTPLAKVAEICRQKGVLSIVDNTFMTPYLQQPLKLGIDIVVHSATKYLGGHSDLVAGLVVVNDESLAERIGFLQNSIGGVLAPFDSFLLIRGMKTLGLRMQRHCENALFLAESLSEHKAVEKVYYPGLKSDSEYEAQISQARGGGGMLSFILKPEYDYRIFFKSTRIIALAESLGGVESLLCHPASMTHASIPKDLRESMGIAENLIRLSVGIEYAKDLLEDIHQAIEKSRA; via the coding sequence ATGCAAAGCACACTTGATACCACACTAATCCACGGGGGACTTACCACAGACCCACGCACAGGGGCGGTAAATACGCCCATTTTCCAAACCTCCACTTACGCTCAAGATGAGCTAGGCAAACACAAAGGCTATGAATACTCTCGCACCAAAAATCCCACAAGAGATGGGATTGAAAGCCTTATAGCCGAATGTGAAGGCGGGAAATATGGCTTTGCCTTTGCTAGTGGTATGGCAGCCCTTGGCACGATTTTAAGCCTATTTAAAAGCGGAGATTCTATCATCATCTCACAAAATGTCTATGGTGGGACCTTTAGAATCTTAGATAAAGTCTTTACAAACTTTAATATCACTTACAAAATCGTGGATACAAGGGACTTAGATGCCCTAGATTCTGCCCTAACCCCTGAAGTCAAAGCTGTGCTGATTGAAAGCCCAGCAAACCCACTTCTAAGCGTTACGCCTTTGGCAAAAGTCGCTGAAATTTGCCGACAAAAAGGCGTGTTAAGTATCGTGGATAATACCTTTATGACGCCCTATTTGCAACAGCCTTTGAAGCTTGGCATTGACATTGTGGTGCATTCTGCGACAAAGTATCTTGGCGGACATAGCGATCTTGTAGCCGGGCTTGTAGTGGTGAATGATGAGAGTTTGGCTGAACGCATAGGATTCTTACAAAATAGCATAGGCGGTGTATTGGCTCCATTTGATAGCTTTCTACTTATCCGCGGTATGAAAACTTTGGGCTTACGAATGCAGCGACATTGTGAAAATGCCCTGTTTCTAGCAGAATCTTTAAGCGAACACAAGGCGGTGGAAAAGGTGTATTACCCCGGACTAAAAAGCGATAGTGAATATGAAGCCCAAATTTCTCAAGCGCGTGGTGGCGGGGGAATGCTAAGCTTTATATTAAAGCCAGAATATGATTATAGAATCTTTTTTAAATCCACGCGTATCATCGCGTTGGCTGAGAGTTTAGGGGGTGTGGAGAGCTTACTCTGCCACCCTGCGAGTATGACCCACGCCTCTATCCCCAAAGACTTGCGTGAATCTATGGGGATAGCTGAAAATCTTATCCGCCTATCCGTTGGCATTGAGTATGCTAAGGACTTGCTTGAAGATATACATCAAGCGATTGAAAAAAGTCGTGCGTAA
- a CDS encoding N-acetylmuramoyl-L-alanine amidase family protein → MRCIVLFFLLISSLQADTLRVLNTIPFGASSLRIDANRAFKKDEISVHKLNDTSTFIDIYGIYVPTGRKEYNFPNNTQITIAQNNKQRLRVLITLTSKTEFEYNTKGNHLYIAIKEKNTKRNVVPIASSKKPEKQPEKKPIQQAKPTTQKPQAPKSKPKPAANTNQPKPILVSKATPTSKNRKKIIILDPGHGGKDCGTQGISKTCEKHIVLSVAKLTAQELSRRGYVVYMTRNTDIFIELQRRTEMANEIHADLFISIHANSIPAGSSRQPKGVETYFLSTARTERAINAAAIENQGMAEYSPTTIASFLTSQRIIASNKLGMDVQAGILKQIRTKYNENLDGGVREGPFWVLVGALMPSILIEIGYNSHPVESERLKDTSYQTLIAKGIANGVDGYITKNP, encoded by the coding sequence ATGCGTTGCATTGTGCTTTTTTTCTTGCTTATAAGCAGTTTGCAAGCCGACACACTGCGCGTTTTAAATACTATTCCTTTTGGTGCATCAAGCCTTAGGATAGATGCAAACAGAGCGTTCAAAAAAGATGAAATCAGCGTTCATAAGCTAAATGATACAAGCACTTTTATAGATATATACGGCATATATGTGCCAACAGGTAGAAAAGAGTATAACTTCCCAAATAACACTCAAATCACAATCGCACAAAACAACAAACAGCGACTTCGTGTGCTTATCACTCTCACCTCAAAAACTGAATTTGAATACAATACCAAAGGCAACCATCTCTATATTGCAATCAAAGAAAAAAATACAAAACGAAATGTAGTCCCAATCGCAAGTTCAAAAAAACCTGAAAAGCAACCAGAAAAAAAGCCCATACAACAAGCAAAACCCACAACACAAAAACCACAAGCACCAAAGTCCAAGCCAAAACCAGCTGCAAACACAAATCAGCCAAAGCCAATACTTGTTTCAAAAGCAACGCCAACGAGTAAAAATCGCAAAAAAATTATTATCCTAGACCCCGGTCATGGCGGTAAAGATTGTGGCACACAAGGCATTTCTAAAACTTGTGAAAAACATATTGTCTTAAGCGTAGCCAAACTCACCGCTCAAGAGCTTTCTAGAAGAGGCTATGTGGTCTATATGACAAGGAACACTGATATATTTATTGAGCTGCAAAGACGCACAGAAATGGCAAATGAGATACATGCGGATTTGTTTATATCTATTCACGCAAACTCTATACCAGCAGGTTCAAGTAGACAGCCAAAAGGCGTAGAAACCTATTTTCTATCAACTGCAAGGACAGAGAGGGCAATAAATGCCGCTGCTATTGAAAATCAAGGCATGGCGGAATATTCGCCAACAACCATTGCTTCATTCCTTACTTCACAAAGGATTATCGCTTCAAATAAGCTTGGTATGGATGTGCAAGCAGGTATCCTAAAGCAAATCCGCACAAAATATAATGAGAATCTTGATGGTGGTGTAAGGGAGGGACCATTTTGGGTGCTTGTAGGTGCTCTCATGCCCTCAATCCTTATTGAAATAGGCTATAACTCTCACCCAGTAGAATCAGAGCGATTAAAGGATACAAGCTATCAAACCCTAATCGCCAAAGGCATTGCAAATGGTGTTGATGGATACATAACAAAGAATCCGTAA
- the glaH gene encoding glutarate dioxygenase GlaH has product MASIFENKQFKVTPSKYSPKLLEMVFTKEVIAQFLKEVEQYPVQALEYKSFLRFRVAEILNKLCDNKLQKVLQNTLSNRDQGALLVNPEGINDVAQGDDMVKIATAFVHLIGRSNFDDMTGKYYARWAVVNTDNSDSYLRQPQKPLELHNDGTYVNQTTDYVLMYKIDEQNMKGGDSQLLHLDDWEDLDKYFNHHLAKRVIKWSAPPSKNVTEDAYHPVFEVDADGRPVMLFIDQFAQPKDYEEGTWLADMGDSLENSKNKLSFPVPVGQFLLINNLFWLHGRDKFERHENLRRELMRQRGYFSFTSNPFKAYHGLKKAAI; this is encoded by the coding sequence ATGGCAAGTATTTTTGAGAATAAGCAGTTTAAGGTAACACCTTCTAAATATTCACCAAAACTTTTGGAAATGGTTTTTACGAAAGAGGTTATTGCACAATTTTTGAAAGAAGTGGAGCAATATCCAGTGCAAGCACTTGAGTATAAATCTTTCTTGCGATTCAGAGTGGCGGAGATTCTTAATAAACTATGCGATAACAAATTGCAAAAAGTATTGCAAAACACGCTAAGCAATAGAGATCAAGGGGCATTGCTTGTGAATCCAGAGGGCATTAATGATGTAGCACAAGGCGATGATATGGTAAAAATTGCTACCGCATTCGTGCATTTAATAGGTCGCTCAAACTTTGATGACATGACAGGCAAATATTATGCTAGATGGGCTGTTGTTAATACTGATAATTCAGATAGCTATTTACGCCAACCACAAAAGCCACTTGAATTGCATAACGATGGCACTTATGTGAATCAAACCACAGATTATGTATTAATGTATAAAATTGATGAGCAAAATATGAAAGGTGGAGATTCTCAACTTTTACACCTTGATGATTGGGAAGATTTAGATAAATATTTCAATCATCATTTAGCAAAACGCGTTATTAAATGGTCTGCACCACCAAGTAAAAATGTAACAGAAGATGCTTATCATCCAGTATTTGAAGTCGATGCTGATGGTCGTCCCGTTATGCTTTTTATCGATCAATTTGCACAGCCAAAAGATTATGAAGAAGGCACTTGGCTTGCGGATATGGGAGATTCACTAGAAAATAGCAAGAATAAGCTATCATTCCCTGTGCCAGTGGGACAATTCCTACTTATCAACAATCTTTTCTGGCTACATGGTAGAGATAAGTTTGAGCGACATGAGAATTTGCGTAGAGAGCTTATGCGTCAAAGAGGCTATTTCTCATTCACTTCAAACCCTTTTAAAGCCTATCATGGATTAAAAAAAGCAGCTATATAA
- a CDS encoding tetratricopeptide repeat protein: MMKKSFMVFAIISLFGILHIGILHAKSYWGQSNSYYKPNFYGQNSYQNSYYDDQYNAQADYDSAYNLYKRGNLEAALPIFARLCEQDNYIACLSAGIVQGKLLDSLDSDKRFSRSERKRKKAEYYNAMMAFYTKACNGGNYDACNNLAFYEHSTKAEREKEKKEEENARIENNRAMELYAKSCKAGNKEACQNLGVIYSGNLEDKNGQSTNLMQAQNYYGRSCNMGDNVACFNLGVLRYNYAKTTSDYAQAIHYFNQACGGDYPAACLNLGIIYERGVTQDVNEDVANAMQYYTKACYLQNADACTYLAKLANKRKKMQ, encoded by the coding sequence ATGATGAAAAAGTCCTTTATGGTATTTGCCATTATATCGCTTTTTGGAATCTTGCATATTGGAATATTGCATGCAAAAAGCTACTGGGGGCAAAGCAACTCTTATTATAAGCCAAATTTTTATGGACAAAACTCATACCAAAACTCATATTATGATGATCAATATAACGCACAAGCTGATTATGATTCTGCATATAATCTCTACAAAAGGGGCAATTTAGAAGCAGCCCTGCCTATCTTTGCAAGGCTGTGTGAGCAAGATAACTATATCGCATGTTTATCGGCTGGGATTGTGCAGGGAAAATTGCTTGATAGCCTAGATTCTGATAAAAGATTTTCTCGCTCGGAGCGAAAAAGAAAAAAGGCAGAGTATTATAACGCGATGATGGCATTCTATACAAAAGCATGTAATGGTGGCAATTATGATGCGTGTAATAACCTTGCATTCTACGAGCATAGCACAAAGGCAGAAAGAGAAAAAGAGAAGAAAGAAGAAGAAAATGCAAGGATAGAAAATAATAGGGCAATGGAGCTTTACGCAAAGTCATGTAAAGCTGGGAATAAGGAAGCATGTCAGAATCTAGGCGTTATATATAGTGGGAATCTTGAGGATAAAAACGGGCAAAGCACAAATCTAATGCAAGCACAAAATTATTATGGCAGAAGTTGTAATATGGGAGATAATGTAGCATGTTTTAATCTTGGTGTTTTGCGTTATAACTATGCAAAAACTACAAGCGATTACGCACAGGCGATTCATTATTTCAATCAAGCGTGTGGCGGCGATTATCCCGCAGCATGTCTTAATCTTGGGATAATCTATGAAAGGGGCGTTACACAAGATGTAAATGAAGATGTAGCAAATGCTATGCAATATTACACAAAAGCATGTTATTTGCAAAATGCTGATGCTTGCACCTACCTTGCAAAACTTGCAAATAAACGCAAGAAAATGCAGTAA
- a CDS encoding cyclic pyranopterin monophosphate synthase MoaC yields the protein MNTISMGLANIASKPCKEQISNAAGLLIISPQSFANFMADSTHTKHIHIAIASGVEAAKRTSEIFTLCYQIALQSIDIEIQPTDSIFTDSLQYYTNFLPSFKPKRFSLKKDKETQKAQPIQDNTESNMRLRFNQAVMNFQDKQIRIDKQQTEATKAQGHCGFEIRVCVKANAQVSPDIESMYALQTALLSLFGIFKHDEMATIAQMRLMR from the coding sequence ATGAATACAATATCTATGGGATTAGCAAATATCGCAAGTAAGCCATGCAAGGAACAAATAAGCAATGCCGCAGGACTGCTTATCATATCGCCGCAAAGCTTTGCAAACTTTATGGCAGATTCTACACATACAAAGCATATCCACATAGCCATCGCTTCAGGCGTGGAAGCTGCAAAAAGGACTAGCGAGATTTTTACACTATGCTATCAAATCGCCCTGCAAAGCATAGATATTGAGATACAGCCAACAGATTCTATATTTACAGATTCACTGCAATATTATACAAATTTTCTCCCAAGCTTTAAGCCCAAACGCTTTTCTCTTAAAAAAGATAAAGAGACACAAAAAGCCCAACCAATACAAGATAACACAGAATCTAATATGCGTCTAAGATTTAATCAAGCAGTAATGAACTTTCAAGATAAGCAGATACGCATTGATAAACAACAAACAGAAGCGACTAAAGCACAGGGGCATTGTGGCTTTGAAATAAGAGTGTGCGTGAAAGCAAACGCACAAGTATCCCCAGACATAGAATCTATGTATGCCTTGCAAACTGCATTGCTTAGTCTTTTTGGAATCTTTAAGCATGATGAGATGGCAACTATTGCTCAAATGCGTTTAATGAGATAG
- the lpoB gene encoding penicillin-binding protein activator LpoB — protein MYKWTKVVVTSVVALSIVGCGGKVSYVDTQDSVEYTSAGIDYHDIEAAVHKSVQSLLNSEYVLSLEKKQVLAISDVVNDTMQQVDVRGLTSKVARAMRKSGKFQLTNAISGSGGQTDNMIYNARDLRDNDEFNQYTTTEKGTLIAPNLSLSGIIVQKNTKVGKKQRVDYSFTLTLTNIKTGMVEWDENTHIIKVAPNSKVSW, from the coding sequence ATGTATAAATGGACAAAAGTTGTAGTAACAAGCGTTGTAGCTTTGAGTATAGTTGGTTGCGGTGGCAAGGTAAGCTATGTTGATACGCAAGATTCAGTAGAATATACGAGTGCAGGTATAGATTATCACGATATTGAAGCAGCGGTGCATAAAAGTGTTCAAAGCCTTTTAAATAGTGAATATGTATTGAGTTTAGAGAAAAAGCAAGTCCTTGCTATCTCTGATGTAGTCAATGATACTATGCAGCAAGTAGATGTGCGAGGACTAACAAGCAAGGTAGCAAGAGCTATGCGTAAAAGTGGGAAATTTCAGCTTACAAATGCAATTAGCGGTAGTGGTGGGCAAACTGATAATATGATTTATAATGCAAGGGATTTAAGGGATAATGATGAGTTTAATCAATACACAACAACAGAGAAAGGCACACTCATCGCACCAAATCTCTCACTATCAGGCATTATCGTGCAGAAAAACACAAAGGTAGGCAAAAAACAAAGAGTAGATTATTCATTCACTCTAACACTTACAAACATAAAAACAGGCATGGTGGAGTGGGACGAAAATACACATATTATAAAAGTAGCTCCAAATAGCAAGGTTTCGTGGTAG
- the lhgO gene encoding L-2-hydroxyglutarate oxidase, whose protein sequence is MIYDFVIVGGGIIGMSVAMQLMDAYPGMKVALLEKEATAGQHQTGHNSGVIHAGVYYTPGSLKAKFCFEGNKATKAFCDENGIKYDICGKLLVATTPLEMERMKALWERTEANGLERTWLDSKELQEREPNITGLGGIFFPSSGIVSYVEVTQAMAKRFQEKGGSIFYSTEVVGLVEHSQGMIVQTTKGQYESRYLVTCSGLMSDKLVKMLGITPDFVICPFRGEYYRLQSQHNQIVKHLIYPIPDPSVPFLGVHLTRMIDGSVTVGPNAVLAFKREGYTKTDISIDDIAEMITHSGIRKVIYKNLKTGLVEMKNSFCKGGYLKLVQKYCPKLTKEDLSPYPAGVRAQAVSNSGELIEDFLFVNTPRSVHVCNAPSPAATSAIPIGAHILEKVKEMLEA, encoded by the coding sequence ATGATATATGATTTTGTTATTGTTGGTGGTGGTATTATCGGTATGTCTGTCGCTATGCAGCTTATGGACGCATATCCGGGCATGAAAGTCGCGTTGCTTGAGAAAGAGGCAACTGCCGGGCAGCATCAAACTGGGCATAATAGTGGCGTTATCCATGCGGGTGTGTATTATACACCCGGGAGTTTGAAAGCGAAGTTTTGCTTTGAGGGAAATAAGGCAACAAAGGCTTTTTGCGATGAAAATGGGATTAAATACGACATTTGCGGTAAATTATTGGTAGCAACAACACCGCTTGAAATGGAGCGTATGAAGGCATTGTGGGAGCGCACAGAGGCAAATGGATTAGAGCGCACATGGCTAGATTCTAAAGAATTGCAAGAGAGAGAGCCAAATATCACTGGGCTTGGGGGTATTTTCTTCCCATCAAGCGGCATTGTAAGCTATGTGGAAGTAACGCAAGCTATGGCAAAACGCTTTCAAGAAAAAGGTGGAAGTATCTTTTATAGCACAGAGGTTGTGGGCTTAGTAGAACACTCGCAAGGCATGATAGTCCAAACCACAAAAGGACAATATGAAAGCCGCTATCTTGTTACTTGCTCTGGGCTTATGTCGGATAAACTTGTGAAAATGCTAGGTATTACACCGGATTTTGTTATTTGCCCTTTCCGTGGTGAATATTATCGTTTGCAAAGTCAGCATAATCAAATCGTAAAGCATCTCATCTATCCTATCCCTGATCCTAGTGTGCCTTTTCTTGGAGTGCATTTGACACGAATGATTGATGGGAGCGTAACGGTTGGTCCTAACGCTGTGCTTGCTTTTAAACGCGAGGGATACACAAAAACTGATATTTCTATCGATGATATTGCAGAGATGATAACACATTCTGGCATTAGAAAGGTGATATATAAGAATCTAAAAACCGGGCTTGTTGAAATGAAAAATTCATTCTGCAAAGGTGGCTATCTCAAACTCGTGCAAAAATACTGCCCAAAACTCACAAAAGAAGATTTAAGCCCATATCCTGCTGGTGTGCGTGCGCAAGCTGTGAGTAACTCTGGTGAATTAATCGAAGATTTTCTTTTTGTGAATACACCAAGGTCTGTGCATGTATGTAATGCCCCAAGCCCAGCTGCAACCTCTGCTATCCCAATAGGTGCACATATTTTAGAAAAAGTAAAAGAGATGCTTGAGGCATAA